A genome region from Macaca nemestrina isolate mMacNem1 chromosome 20, mMacNem.hap1, whole genome shotgun sequence includes the following:
- the LOC105493806 gene encoding EH domain-containing protein 2: MFSWLKRGGARGQQPEAIRTVTSALKELYRTKLLPLEEHYRFGAFHSPALEDADFDGKPMVLVAGQYSTGKTSFIQYLLEQEVPGSRVGPEPTTDCFVAVMHGDTEGTVPGNALVVDPDKPFRKLNPFGNTFLNRFMCAQLPNQVLESISIIDTPGILSGAKQRVSRGYDFPAVLRWFAERVDLIILLFDAHKLEISDEFSEAIGALRGHEDKIRVVLNKADMVETQQLMRVYGALMWALGKVVGTPEVLRVYIGSFWSQPLLVPDNRRLFELEEQDLFRDIQGLPRHAALRKLNDLVKRARLVRVHAYIISYLKKEMPSVFGKENKKKQLILKLPVIFAKIQLEHHISPGDFPDCQKMQELLMAHDFTKFHSLKPKLLEALDEMLTHDIAKLMPLLRQEELENTEVGVQGGAFEGTHMGPFVERGPDEAMEDGEEGSDDEAEWVVTKDKSKYDEIFYNLAPADGKLSGSKAKTWMVGTKLPNSVLGRIWKLSDVDRDGMLDDEEFALASHLIEAKLEGHGLPANLPRRLVPPSKRRHKGSAE, translated from the exons ATGTTCAGCTGGCTGAAGCGGGGCGGGGCGCGGGGCCAGCAGCCCGAGGCCATCCGCACGGTGACCTCGGCCCTCAAGGAGCTGTACCGCACGAAGCTGCTGCCGCTGGAGGAGCACTACCGCTTCGGGGCCTTCCACTCGCCGGCCCTGGAGGATGCAGACTTCGACGGCAAGCCCATGGTGCTGGTGGCTGGCCAGTACAGCACGGGCAAGACCAGCTTCATCCAGTACCTGCTGGAGCAGGAGGTGCCCGGCTCCCGCGTGGGGCCTGAGCCCACCACCGACTGCTTTGTGGCCGTCATGCATGGGGACACTGAGGGCACCGTGCCCGGCAACGCCCTCGTCGTGGACCCGGACAAGCCCTTCCGCAAACTCAACCCCTTCGGAAACACCTTCCTCAACAG GTTCATGTGTGCCCAGCTCCCCAATCAGGTCCTGGAAAGCATCAGCATCATCGACACCCCGGGTATCCTGTCGGGTGCCAAACAGAGAGTGAGCCGCG GCTACGACTTCCCGGCCGTGCTGCGCTGGTTCGCGGAGCGCGTGGACCTCATCATCCTGCTCTTCGACGCGCACAAGTTGGAGATCTCGGACGAGTTCTCGGAGGCCATCGGCGCGCTGCGGGGCCATGAGGACAAGATCCGCGTAGTGCTCAACAAGGCCGACATGGTGGAGACGCAGCAGCTGATGCGCGTCTATGGCGCGCTCATGTgggcgctgggcaaggtggtgggcacgCCCGAGGTGCTGCGTGTCTACATCGGCTCCTTCTGGTCCCAGCCTCTCCTCGTGCCCGACAATCGGCGCCTCTTTGAGCTGGAGGAGCAGGACCTCTTTCGCGACATCCAGGGCCTGCCCCGGCACGCCGCCTTGCGCAAGCTCAACGACCTGGTGAAGAGGGCCCGGCTGGTGCGG GTTCATGCTTACATCATCAGCTACCTGAAGAAGGAGATGCCCTCTGTGTTTGGGAAGGAGAACAAGAAGAAGCAGCTGATCCTCAAACTGCCCGTCATCTTTGCGAAGATTCAGCTGGAACATCACATCTCCCCTGGGGACTTTCCTGATTGCCAGAAAATGCAG GAGCTGCTGATGGCGCACGACTTCACCAAGTTTCACTCGCTGAAGCCGAAGCTGCTGGAGGCGCTGGATGAGATGCTGACGCACGACATTGCCAAGCTCATGCCCCTGCTGCGGCAGGAGGAGCTGGAGAATACCGAGGTGGGCGTGCAGGGGGGCGCTTTTGAGGGTACCCACATGGGCCCGTTCGTGGAGCGGGGACCTGACGAGGCCATGGAGGACGGCGAGGAGGGTTCGGACGATGAGGCTGAGTGGGTGGTGACCAAGGACAAGTCCAAATACGACGAGATCTTCTACAACCTGGCACCTGCCGACGGCAAGCTGAGCGGCTCCAAGGCCAAGACCTGGATGGTGGGGACCAAACTCCCCAACTCGGTTCTGGGGCGCATCTGGAAGCTGAGCGACGTGGACCGCGACGGCATGCTGGATGACGAGGAGTTCGCGCTGGCCAGTCACCTCATCGAGGCCAAGCTGGAGGGTCACGGGCTGCCCGCCAACCTGCCCCGTCGCCTGGTGCCACCCTCCAAGCGACGCCACAAGGGCTCCGCCGAGTGA